The genomic interval TCATAATGCAGGGACAAGTTAGTCACACAACACTGTGGCCTAGACTTTGTATCTCCTTTTCTATGTCACTTCTTCTTGTTGAGCCCTCTGAGAGCCATTAACACTTATGTTTTGCAATGGAGGTGTTGGAACTCTGATCACATCCCTGCTGTTGATTCGTTGCAGAAAAACTGGAGGAGATGCGAGATcttgagaggagagaggatacCTTTACACCTGCTCCCAGTCCATACTACATGGAGCTGACTAAATTACTTCTGAACTAGTGAGTCATATAAATCTATGTTTGACCCCACACTGTGCTCATGATGTCTATTAGAACCAAAGAGTGTGTGAATATGCTCCTTCACCATCTGTGTATATGTCTCTTGTCTTACACGACGGTCTGTGTGTGCCTGCAGTGCTTCTGATAACATCCCTAAAGCTGATGAGATCCGCACGCTGGTTAAAGACATCTGGGACACACGTATCGCCAAACTCCGCCTCTCTGCAGACAGCTTCATCAGTCAGATGGAAGCTCACGCCAAGGTGAGCGTGGTCAACAAAAATACTGCCTAGATTATTTAGTTCCCACAAACATTGTGTTTTATGTGGGATTGAAACATTGAGTctcattgattgattatttcatTGACAGAAAATTATCAGGAAAGTGTTTTGATCCCCTTTAAATTGTTTCCATTTAATTTGAACATCCAAAAATACAATGAGCTCTGCTTGTTAAATGTGGATGTTTACTCCatttttattgtaaattgtaaatgAATCAATAGAAAGACCATTTAGTTCATTTGGACTCAGGGGGCATGCTATATATATTTTACTATCCTACAGATTAAGAGATTAACTAATGAATTCAACAAATTATGAACTGGTTGaccaataatttaaaaaatcagagCTGAACGGCTTGAATGTTAATAACAAAGCTTCAAACTCTGCATTTACATCTTCATTTCAAATGGCATTTGAAATTGAACTGATAAGACTTAAAGATAAATGCAAGCACTGACATTTTAAGCTTTAGGGAGCATCATCAAGTTAATTAAACAAACGCTATGTTTTTCTCATATCCAACAGTTTAGTGTTAAACTGAGCGTGTCTCCTGTCTCACTGTGCCTCTTCACTCTGTAGCTGGACAACCTCACTCTGATGGAAATCAACACCATACGATCGTTTCTTCTCGACTCTCTCAATTGCATGTTCAAACTACGGTCCAATCTTCAGCCTGGTTCAAGTAAAGGTCAGTTTACAGACTACTGATGCATAAGATCAGAGCCAGATCAACAGGTGTGGATATTCTCCTGCTCTGGGGTTGCAGCCATAGGCTGAGGTGTGTCCTGACTCGTGAGGCTCTTTAATACTCAGACTGTCAGCACAGAAGTGGAATTCCCCAGGATTTATATGGATATCTGATTGAAACAAAGTCAGTTTTACACTGCCTTTCCAAGAAGCTGTTTTATATTAGGGAAACTTGTATTTGTTTCTGTTCATGAAACAGCATCTGGACTTCATGTTCTGTTTGGCATTtgttcacatttaaaaatgtacaattttGTAGCATTTgactaaataaatgtatatgtgtGAGAGGTGTTTTGGTTGAGGTTTACTTCAAAATTGTGTTAAAGATAAGTATACTCAAATTTGTTGTACTATGATGCATAATTACAGTAAATGATTGTTTATCtgagtccatagactgtataaaatatggatttagtgtctgtgacgtcacccatctgttcctgagcgctgttttgaagccaatcgacgacggcagccatattggaaatgcgtaactcaaccagtcaaagtgtgacgtaaaggggaggagtttgagcctcttagccaacagctatgtgttcccgtccggtagtcaagtcagtcatgtccttatttgggcaaaactcataatcttaatatcttctgaaccgttgcgttagaaaaaaattcagcccccgtacagtgtgtgctgatagagagattagctacgtagagccaagcaacacttccgcatgggcatcatagtttgagaccggaggttgccgcttgtctaAGTCATTAGCTGGACGAAAGAAGCcaaaattgctttttttttattagtcttgtttttttgacagctcaaaataaaacttaactTTCCTGGTTTTGGCTTTTTGATTTTCAGTGCTTTTACAACAAATCAATGACAAGTGCAAGTAATTTAAAGGCAAAACATAAATACTAACTAATGAAAAGTGTTCATGTTTGCATTAAAGATAACTGAAAGTCAGCAAGCATGTATTCTCAAAAAAAGTAATGTGGCTGCATCCATCGGTGAGCAGAACAgggttaatgttgtttttttctgaatagtaatgtactttattaaaatCTACAAATGTAAGTCCTCAGGGACATTTGACCAATCTTTAAGAAGAGGTATAATGCTCATTTTCAGACTTCATATTGTCCATCTGTTAGTTGTGTTAGGAGCTCTGCCGGATTCACAGCTAAAAGAAATGTTGCCAAGACACAAAGTTGTCTTTCTCTATTTCAAATAACAAATGATGATATGGACAGATGTTTTGGACCCCAAAtctgcctcacaactttctctgcag from Notolabrus celidotus isolate fNotCel1 chromosome 3, fNotCel1.pri, whole genome shotgun sequence carries:
- the gins2 gene encoding DNA replication complex GINS protein PSF2, with amino-acid sequence MDPSEVEFLAEKEVVKIIPNFSLDKIYLIGGDLGPFNPGLSVDVPVWLALNLKQRQKCRIVPPEWMDVEKLEEMRDLERREDTFTPAPSPYYMELTKLLLNYASDNIPKADEIRTLVKDIWDTRIAKLRLSADSFISQMEAHAKLDNLTLMEINTIRSFLLDSLNCMFKLRSNLQPGSSKGQFTDY